The proteins below are encoded in one region of Engraulis encrasicolus isolate BLACKSEA-1 chromosome 1, IST_EnEncr_1.0, whole genome shotgun sequence:
- the LOC134455510 gene encoding NACHT, LRR and PYD domains-containing protein 3-like: protein MSKESEEEPLGRPPSPGPSCVSMKSDASINHPVNFRGEEGTTAHRRPSSPGPSCVSMKTDHSINHPVNFRGEEGTTAHRPPSPVPSCVSMKSDASIDQPVNFRGEGTTAHRAQTPRAPSPVPSCVSMKSDRSMDKPPRFSNDPVLPHPQRPSSPGPSCVSMKTDHSINHPVNFRGEEGTTAHRISLKRSLVPYVGLLNPSTDVPPVSKRKRPSEPHGEVKQIHKLHLQQKFQCLLEGSVKQGNPTPLCKVYTDLYITEGARGRVNDEHEIRQIERASWREVDPGRPIAWSDLFKTGSGRDKPIRSVLTRGVAGIGKTVSVQKFILDWAEAETNQDIDFVFPLPFRELNLITEMKLSLVDLVQEFFPDVKSQQILTNSAHRVLFIFDGLDECRLPLDFHSSPICCDVTEPASVDVLLTNLIKGSLLPSALLWITTRPAAANQIPPEYVHQSTEIRGFNDPKKEEYFKKRISDLNQASRIITHLKSSRSLYIMCEIPVFCCIAATVAEVKSEESGKVEMPRTMTEMYAHFLVIQTNIKKAKYTGREVTEEEMIFKLGQLAFQQLEKGNLIFYEEDLREAGLDVSEASVYSGVCTQIFREETKMFQGRVFSFVHLSIQEFLAALYVFLCFCNREGNMSDEEQSAQLSALFRVATLQDLHKTAVDLALQNKNGHLDLFLRFLLGLSLESNQKILKVLLPKSSSQAQISPLPHASQSQSSEQTVQYVKEKIRDPSWFERRITLFYCLNELNRHAVVEHTHRSLGTLSVDVLVPGKWETKKFEFKMSEVQLDGFDLEQYVKTPAEDQTELLSPGDVLQRLVPVATMSTSVRLIHFNLSEECCSSLASALKSPSSRLTQLNLSENKIFDSALQIICDGARHDNSKLEQFLLKGCNLREKDCSHLASILTSQSSSITKLDLSQNELLDAGMKHLRSGLKHKNSKLEILELSYCELTEKSCQHLASVLTSQSSRLRVLNLGNNNLLDSGVKHLCRGLRHQNCRLERMQINKCNLTEKSCSFLASALTSPVSHLTHLDLSYNELKDSGVEMLCSAVCDENCKLEQLELRSCKLTEGSCKLMEDKCFTLASVLTSDFSRLTHLNLSSNKLMNSGVELLCSALKHENCLLEKLLLNSCHFTGRSCSYLASVLTSHSSRLTHLDLSYNELLDSGVEHLCSGLRDENCKLEKLELWKCKMAEESCSHLASVLSTPSSRLRQLELTNNRLQDSGVELLCRGLSHQNCKLEKLQLDSCKLTEKSCSFLASALTSHSSSHLTQLDLSNNCLHEAHVQPLCTLLKEPTCTLTELEWRGK from the exons AAGGCCATCCTCTCCTggtcccagctgtgtgtccatgaagactGATCACTCCATAAACCACCCAGTCAacttcagaggagaggagggcactactgcacacag GCCACCCTCTCCTGTTCCCAGCTGTGTTTCCATGAAGTCTGATGCTTCCATAGACCAGCCAGTCAACTTCAGAGGAGAGGGGACTACtgctcacag aGCCCAGACCCCCAGAGCTCcatctccagtgcccagctgtgtgtctatgaagagtgacagaTCCATGGATAAGCCTCCCAGGTTCAGCAATGATCCAGTGCTACCACATCCACA AAGGCCATCCTCTCCTggtcccagctgtgtgtccatgaagactGATCACTCCATAAACCACCCAGTCAacttcagaggagaggagggcactactgcacacag aatatCCCTTAAGAGGTCTCTTGTGCCCTATGTTGGTCTCCTGAATCCTTCAACCGATGTTCCACCAGTGTCTAAGAG aaagcgACCCAGTGAACCCCACGGGGAAGTGAAGCAGATCCATAAATTGCATCTGCAGCAAAAGTTCCAGTGTCTGCTTGAGGGCAGCGTAAAGCAAGGAAACCCCACTCCGCTCTGTAAGGtctacacagatctctacatcacagagggggcAAGAGGAAGGGTAAATGATGAACATGAgatcagacagatagagagagcatccTGGAGAGAAGTAGATCCAGGCAGGCCAATTGCTTGGAGTGACCTCTTTAAAACTGGTTCTGGGCGAGACAAACCCATCAGATCAGTGCTGACGAGGGGCGTGGCTGGCATCGGAAAAacagtctctgtgcagaagttcattctggactgggctgaagcGGAAACCAACCAGGATATCGACTTCgtatttcctcttcctttccgaGAGCTCAACCTGATAACGGAAATGAAACTCAGTCTGGTCGATCTTGTTCAGGAGTTTTTCCCAGATGTGAAAAGTCAGCAAATCCTCACCAATTCAGCACACAGAGTTTTGTTCATCTtcgatggtctggatgagtgccGACTTCCTCTAGATTTCCACTCCAGCCCAATTTGTTGTGATGTGACAGAGCCAGCCTCAGTGGACGTGCTGCTGACAAACCTCATCAAGGGAAGcctgcttccctctgctctcctctggatcaccacccgacctgcagcagccaatcagatcccTCCTGAGTATGTTCATCAGTCGACAGAGATAAGAGGATTCAACGACCCAAAGAAGGAAGAGTATTTCAAGAAGAGGATCAGTGATCTGAATCAGGCCAGCAGAATCATCACacacctgaagtcatccaggagcctctacatcatgtgcgAGATTCCAGTTTTCTGCTGCATCGCAGCCACTGTTGCTGAGGTAAAGTCAGAAGAGTCGGGTAAAGTGGAGATGCCAAGAACCATGACTGAAATGTACGCTCACTTCCTTGTCATTCAGACCAACATAAAGAAGGCCAAATACACAGGGAGAGAGGTGACCGAAGAGGAGATGATTTTCAAACTGGGGCAACTGGCATTTCAGCAGCTGGAGAAAGGTAATCTGATATTTTATGAGGAGGACCTGAGAGAGGCTGGCCTTGATGTTTCAGAAGCATCCGTGTACTCAGGAGTCTGtactcagatcttcagagaggagaCCAAAATGTTTCAAGGGCGggtgttcagctttgtgcatctcagCATCCAGGAGTTTCTGGCAGCATTATATGTCTTCCTCTGCTTCTGCAACAGAGAGGGAAACATGTCTGACGAAGAGCAAAGTGCTCAGCTCTCTGCTTTATTCAGAGTTGCAACCCTTCAGGACCTGCACAAGACTGCAGTGGATCTGGCTTTGCAGAACAagaatggacacctggaccttttccttcgcttcctcctgggcctctcactggagtccaatcaaAAAATTCTGAAAGTCCTCCTTCCAAAGTCTAGCAGCCAGGCACAAATCTCACCCCTACCACacgccagccaatcacagagctcaGAGCAAACAGTCCAGTATGTCAAGGAGAAGATCAGGGATCCAAGTTGGTTTGAAAGAAGAATTACCCTGTTCTACTGCCTGAACGAGCTGAATCGgcatgctgtagtggagcacaCCCACAGGAGCTTGGGAACTCTGTCTGTGGACGTGCTCGTGCCAGGAAAGTGGGAGACTAAGAAGTTTGAGTTTAAAATGTCAGAAGTGCAGCTGGATGGGTTTGACCTGGAGCAATACGTGAAGACCCCAGCTGAAGATCAAACTGAACTCCTGAGCCCTGGGGATGTTTTGCAGAGACTGGTGCCAGTGGCCACAATGTCCACATCTGTAAG gttaATACATTTCAACCTTTCAGAGGAGTGCTGTTCCTCTCTGGCTTCTGCCCTGAAATCACCGtcatcacgtctcacacagctgaACCTGAGTGAGAATAAGATCTTTGACTCGGCATTGCAGATCATATGTGATGGGGCTCGACATGACAACAGCAAACTGGAACAGTTTCT GCTGAAAGGCTGTAACCTCAGAGAGAAGGACTGTTCCCACCTGGCCTCTATCCTGACATCACAGTCTTCGAGTATAACAAAGTTGGACTTGAGTCAAAATGAGCTGCTGGACGCAGGGATGAAACATTTACGCTCTGGACTTAAACATAAGAACAGCAAATTGGAGATACTGGA ACTTAGTTACTGTGAGCTGACAGAGAAGAGCTGTCAGCATCTGGCTTCTGTCTTGACTTCACAATCCTCACGTCTCCGTGTGCTCAACCTGGGTAACAACAATCTACTGGACTCAGGAGTGAAACATTTGTGTCGTGGCCTTCGTCATCAAAATTGCAGGCTGGAGAGAATGCA GATAAACAAATGCAATCTTACAGAGAAGAGCTGTTCCTTTCTGGCCTCTGCATTGACCTCACCCGTCTCACATCTGACACATCTGGATCTGAGCTACAACGAGCTGAAGGACTCAGGAGTGGAAATGCTATGTTCAGCTGTTTGTGATGAAAACTGTAAACTGGAACAATTGGA GCTACGTAGCTGCAAGTTGACCGAGGGTAGCTGTAAGCTCATGGAGGACAAATGTTTCACTCTGGCGTCTGTTCTGACCTCAGACTTCTCACGTCTCACACACCTCAACCTCAGTAGCAACAAGCTAATGAACTCTGGAGTGGAACTTTTATGCTCTGCGCTCAAGCACGAGAACTGCCTACTAGAGAAACTGCT gttgaACAGTTGTCACTTCACAGGGAGGAGCTGTTCctatctggcctctgtcctgacctcacactcctcaagactcacacacctggacctgaGCTACAATGAGCTGCTGGACTCAGGAGTGGAACATCTATGTTCCGGTCTTCGTGATGAAAACTGTAAACTGGAGAAGCTAGA gttgTGGAAGTGTAAGATGGCAGAAGAGAGCTGTTCccatctggcctctgtcctgtccaCGCCCTCCTCAAGGCTAAGACAGCTGGAACTGACTAACAATCGACTTcaggactctggagtggaactttTATGTCGTGGTCTAAGCCATcaaaactgcaaactggagaaaCTACA gcttgATAGCTGTAAGCTGACGGAGAAGAGCTGTTCCtttctggcctctgccctgacatcaCACTCCTCTTCACATCTCACACAGCTGGACCTGAGCAACAACTGTCTACATGAGGCTCATGTTCAGCCGCTCTGCACTCTCTTGAAGGAACCCACATGCACATTGACAGAACTAGA GTGGAGGGGCAAGTGA